One Flavobacteriales bacterium DNA window includes the following coding sequences:
- a CDS encoding PIN domain-containing protein produces the protein MSLRVFLDTNIVLDLLAERKPFYKSAAVLATKAEQANFSLIVSPLTFVTAHHVLSKFEGSSTSLNKLRKFKVICEICPQDQMIIEKALNSTFRDFENAVQYYCAIDSKCNVIISRNARDYKQSTLPVLSAEEFLKSLDS, from the coding sequence ATGAGTCTGCGAGTTTTTTTGGACACGAACATCGTACTCGACCTGCTCGCAGAACGAAAGCCCTTTTACAAAAGCGCGGCCGTTTTAGCCACAAAGGCTGAGCAAGCAAATTTCAGCTTGATTGTTTCACCTTTAACTTTCGTAACGGCTCATCATGTATTGTCCAAGTTTGAAGGTTCCTCGACTTCATTGAACAAGCTTCGAAAATTTAAAGTGATCTGTGAAATATGTCCTCAGGATCAAATGATCATAGAGAAGGCACTGAACAGCACTTTTCGTGATTTTGAAAATGCGGTACAATATTATTGCGCCATTGATTCAAAATGCAATGTGATTATTTCTCGTAATGCTAGGGATTATAAACAGAGCACATTGCCCGTGCTATCAGCAGAAGAATTCCTGAAGAGTCTTGATTCGTGA